A stretch of Alkalicella caledoniensis DNA encodes these proteins:
- a CDS encoding zinc-binding dehydrogenase, with protein MKTKAVRLYGASDLRLEELELPKIKDDEILVKVITDSICMSTYKAAILGENHKRVPNDVSENPIIVGHEFAGVIEEVGAKWQHQFKSGQKFAIQPALNYKGSMASPGYSYMYFGGNATYTVIPQEVMELGCLLPYEGEAFYDASLAEPMSCIIGAFHASYHTKPGKYEHEMGIVEGGKMALLAGCGPMGLGAIDYIIHCDRKPSLLVVTDIDEEKINRARSIFEEDAKNCGVELIFVNTKGIENVHKQLLEYVDGVGYNDVFVYAPVQGLLEDADKILGKDGCLNFFAGPTDNEFSAKVNFYNVHYAATHLVGTSGGNTDDMKESLDMSAKGLINPAVMVTHIGGLNAVADTTLNLPDIPGGKKLIYSHIEMDLTGLDEFEEKGKEDPFFAELAKIVKKHKGLWSAEAERFLLDNYTKNI; from the coding sequence ATGAAAACTAAAGCAGTTAGACTATATGGGGCCAGTGATTTAAGATTAGAGGAGCTTGAGCTACCTAAGATTAAAGATGATGAAATCCTTGTGAAAGTAATCACTGACAGTATTTGTATGTCAACATACAAGGCAGCTATACTTGGAGAAAACCACAAAAGGGTACCAAATGATGTTTCAGAAAACCCTATTATTGTTGGCCATGAGTTTGCAGGAGTTATTGAAGAGGTTGGGGCAAAATGGCAGCACCAATTTAAGTCAGGGCAGAAATTTGCTATTCAACCTGCATTGAACTACAAAGGAAGCATGGCATCACCTGGTTACTCATATATGTACTTTGGAGGAAATGCTACTTATACAGTAATTCCTCAAGAAGTTATGGAACTGGGCTGCTTGTTGCCATATGAGGGAGAAGCTTTTTATGATGCGTCGTTAGCTGAGCCAATGTCTTGTATAATCGGAGCATTCCACGCATCATATCACACCAAACCAGGTAAGTATGAGCATGAGATGGGCATAGTAGAAGGTGGTAAAATGGCATTACTGGCAGGGTGTGGTCCCATGGGTTTAGGAGCCATAGACTATATAATACATTGTGATAGAAAACCTAGCCTATTGGTAGTTACAGATATTGACGAAGAGAAAATCAATAGGGCACGTTCTATCTTTGAAGAAGATGCTAAGAACTGCGGTGTAGAATTAATATTTGTAAACACTAAGGGTATAGAAAATGTTCATAAGCAATTATTAGAATATGTTGATGGGGTTGGCTATAATGATGTTTTTGTATACGCACCTGTACAAGGTCTACTGGAGGATGCAGATAAGATACTAGGAAAAGATGGTTGTTTAAATTTCTTTGCAGGGCCAACTGATAATGAGTTTTCAGCTAAAGTAAATTTTTATAATGTCCACTACGCAGCTACCCATCTGGTAGGAACCAGTGGTGGTAACACAGATGATATGAAGGAGTCCCTAGATATGTCTGCCAAGGGTTTGATTAACCCAGCTGTTATGGTAACACACATAGGAGGATTAAACGCTGTTGCAGATACAACTCTGAACCTTCCGGATATCCCAGGAGGCAAAAAACTAATCTACTCTCATATTGAAATGGATTTAACAGGGTTAGATGAGTTTGAGGAAAAGGGAAAGGAAGATCCGTTTTTTGCTGAGCTTGCAAAGATAGTTAAGAAGCATAAAGGGTTGTGGTCAGCTGAAGCTGAAAGATTCTTGTTGGATAATTATACAAAGAACATATAA
- the pfkB gene encoding 1-phosphofructokinase has protein sequence MKANENTKRGEKMIITITLNPAVDKTIEVDDFMENGVNRVSTSRLDAGGKGINVSKVVQVLGEKTVAVGLLGGSTGDYIKNALDQWGIENSFTRICGDTRTNIKVVDKAKGFNTDINEKGPEVSENLINTLVNETIAAVNDKDILVLSGSVPGNIDKNIYGKMVSLAKEKGAITILDADGELLKEGIKAGPYMVKPNIHELERLYGTKINNEQEAIELAKDMFNYGVQYIVISLGEKGSIFISKESTVVAAGLKVDAISTVGAGDSMVAALAVSLKRGYTLDKRVRLAVATSAASVMTPGTQPGELEIIEELEKQVTYKKI, from the coding sequence ATGAAAGCTAATGAAAATACAAAAAGGGGTGAAAAAATGATTATAACCATAACCCTTAACCCTGCAGTGGATAAGACCATTGAAGTAGATGATTTTATGGAAAATGGTGTTAACAGAGTATCAACTTCAAGATTAGATGCAGGGGGTAAAGGGATTAATGTTTCAAAGGTTGTTCAAGTGTTAGGTGAAAAGACTGTAGCAGTTGGTTTACTGGGTGGTAGTACAGGAGATTATATCAAGAATGCCCTAGATCAGTGGGGGATTGAAAATAGTTTTACTAGAATTTGTGGGGACACCAGAACCAATATAAAAGTAGTAGATAAAGCAAAAGGATTTAACACTGACATAAATGAAAAGGGGCCTGAAGTATCAGAAAATCTAATTAACACTTTGGTTAATGAAACCATTGCTGCAGTGAATGATAAGGATATTTTGGTTTTGTCTGGTAGTGTTCCCGGAAATATTGATAAAAATATTTATGGGAAAATGGTCTCTTTAGCAAAGGAGAAGGGAGCTATTACTATCTTAGATGCAGATGGAGAGCTTCTGAAAGAAGGTATAAAAGCAGGGCCTTATATGGTAAAACCAAATATCCATGAATTAGAAAGGCTATACGGTACTAAAATTAACAATGAACAAGAGGCCATTGAATTAGCAAAGGATATGTTTAATTATGGAGTGCAATACATTGTTATCTCTTTAGGGGAGAAAGGGTCAATTTTTATAAGTAAAGAGAGCACTGTAGTAGCTGCGGGGTTAAAGGTAGACGCAATCAGTACTGTCGGAGCAGGGGATTCAATGGTTGCAGCCCTTGCTGTGTCTCTCAAGAGGGGTTATACCCTAGATAAACGAGTAAGGCTAGCAGTCGCTACAAGTGCTGCCAGTGTTATGACTCCTGGAACGCAACCAGGGGAGCTAGAAATTATTGAGGAGTTAGAAAAGCAAGTAACATATAAAAAAATATAA
- a CDS encoding PTS sugar transporter subunit IIA has translation MISSGGTIALTGIFTLIIAYSLFGNRSKNKEKKILKVETKEKVSCSENIERIIFACDAGMGSSAMAASMLKSKLKDAGINAEVLSTAVSEIPQGAKLVISHEGLTPMARKIAKDAEHISIRDYFDDPAIDKLINRLKEGEKPTGRDQSDLNILKKENIKLNLASVTKNQAIKMAGELLVQSGYVDSDYIDAMYERESQLSTYIGKGVAIPHGIGKSKESIKKSGIVFLQFPQGVMFGEDVAHILIGIAGAGNEHLSILSNLASALDEDEIVEILQSTKDVDEVYNILTTNES, from the coding sequence ATGATTTCATCGGGAGGGACTATTGCCTTAACTGGTATTTTTACACTAATTATTGCTTATAGTCTATTTGGGAACAGAAGCAAAAACAAGGAAAAGAAGATTTTAAAGGTTGAAACCAAAGAAAAAGTTAGTTGCAGTGAGAATATAGAGAGAATAATTTTTGCCTGTGATGCAGGTATGGGATCAAGTGCAATGGCTGCATCCATGTTAAAATCAAAACTGAAAGATGCAGGTATCAATGCAGAAGTTCTATCAACTGCTGTAAGTGAAATACCACAGGGTGCAAAGCTTGTTATAAGTCACGAAGGGCTGACTCCGATGGCTAGAAAAATAGCAAAAGACGCAGAACACATATCAATAAGGGATTATTTTGATGATCCTGCCATTGATAAACTTATTAACAGGCTTAAAGAAGGAGAAAAGCCTACTGGAAGAGACCAATCAGACCTAAATATCTTGAAGAAAGAAAACATAAAACTAAACCTAGCCAGTGTTACAAAAAACCAGGCTATTAAGATGGCTGGGGAACTACTGGTACAAAGCGGTTATGTGGATTCAGACTATATAGATGCAATGTATGAAAGGGAAAGTCAACTTAGTACCTATATCGGAAAAGGTGTGGCTATACCCCATGGTATTGGTAAGTCGAAGGAGAGCATTAAAAAATCAGGAATAGTATTTTTACAATTTCCCCAAGGAGTAATGTTTGGAGAGGATGTTGCTCATATATTAATAGGAATAGCAGGAGCAGGTAATGAACATCTAAGTATTTTATCTAATCTGGCATCGGCCTTAGACGAAGATGAAATTGTTGAAATATTACAATCAACTAAGGATGTAGATGAAGTATACAATATCCTTACTACAAATGAAAGCTAA
- a CDS encoding BglG family transcription antiterminator, which translates to MIKLTSRSKQILAEILNVEEYITFKSIGKKIDVSSRTVLREMDHVEDWVVKEGYKLTRKPSAGIKIKATQDQKKELLAKLEAEEIQGGYSPIDRQHLMLFKLLITNEPIKTYFFTHEFEVSEGTISNDLDQIEAWIKKYNLKIVRKPGYGIYIDGRERDKRQALTNLLYKTTDENQLYQWIMDRSKEKIKGRTDDIRNEFLDLIDKEIISKVQKVIDSLEEQLEEHLSDNAYMGLIIHLSIAIQRIRNDEEIKMDNDFLSELQNCPEYISAEKISKAIGETFDIDVPKDEIGYITMHLKGAKVRKLLSDDSDVLFSNKTFEIVKEIIDVASVATGFGLHDDQELLLALLAHLEPAINRLTMGLEIRNPLLERIKEEYSEIYQLSSKCGKVLEKKLGLDIPESEIGYLAMHLGAALENYKTSQKTKYRVVVACASGLGSSRLLSSRIEKEFSDVQVLDIISTINIEDYSFNEDVDFVISTVDFEVEGIKVAVVNPLLNPEDKKKIQRVITELKKTNNKKDPARKVQQSPVSNLEDKLTKMMDYSKCIMEILKGFNFYEEVNLTSKNEVVEFIANDFDISQQEKQTLEKEFEAREMLGSTIIPQKKIMVLHCRTTVLSTLVVKFLRLKEEIIVDNKQVKYILILIAPKNSPKTSIETISHVSKSLIEDKRFLDSFLTGTHGDLYRGLVRILEGFYDIKSNE; encoded by the coding sequence ATGATAAAACTCACATCAAGGTCCAAACAAATTCTTGCTGAGATCTTAAATGTTGAAGAGTATATTACCTTCAAAAGTATAGGTAAAAAAATAGATGTTAGCTCTCGTACTGTATTGAGGGAGATGGATCATGTGGAAGACTGGGTTGTTAAAGAAGGATATAAATTGACCAGAAAACCCAGTGCAGGGATAAAAATAAAAGCTACACAGGATCAGAAGAAAGAGCTTCTTGCAAAGCTAGAGGCTGAGGAAATCCAAGGTGGATATTCACCTATTGATAGACAGCACCTGATGCTATTTAAACTTTTAATAACAAATGAGCCCATTAAAACCTATTTTTTTACCCATGAGTTTGAAGTTAGTGAAGGTACCATAAGTAATGATTTAGATCAGATAGAGGCATGGATTAAAAAATACAATCTAAAGATAGTTAGAAAGCCTGGTTATGGAATTTACATTGACGGTAGAGAAAGGGACAAAAGACAGGCACTAACTAACCTACTATATAAAACCACAGATGAAAACCAGCTATATCAATGGATAATGGATAGATCAAAGGAGAAAATCAAGGGCAGAACAGATGACATAAGAAATGAATTTCTTGATTTGATAGATAAAGAGATTATAAGCAAAGTACAAAAGGTCATAGATAGCTTAGAAGAACAACTAGAAGAACATCTATCTGACAATGCATATATGGGACTGATAATTCACCTTTCCATTGCCATACAAAGGATTAGAAACGATGAAGAGATTAAGATGGATAACGATTTTCTATCAGAGCTACAGAATTGTCCAGAATACATCTCTGCCGAAAAAATTTCAAAGGCCATTGGTGAAACATTTGATATAGACGTTCCTAAGGATGAAATTGGGTATATTACCATGCACCTTAAGGGAGCTAAAGTAAGAAAACTCTTAAGTGATGATTCCGATGTCTTGTTCAGTAATAAGACCTTTGAAATTGTCAAAGAGATAATAGATGTTGCTTCAGTGGCCACGGGCTTCGGGCTGCATGATGATCAAGAACTCTTATTGGCACTTTTAGCACACCTAGAGCCAGCCATTAATAGATTGACCATGGGCCTTGAAATACGAAACCCACTTCTTGAGAGAATTAAGGAAGAGTATAGTGAGATTTACCAATTGAGTAGTAAATGTGGTAAAGTTCTGGAGAAAAAACTCGGGCTTGATATACCAGAATCTGAGATAGGCTACCTTGCCATGCACCTAGGTGCAGCTTTAGAAAACTATAAAACAAGTCAAAAGACAAAATATAGGGTTGTGGTGGCATGCGCAAGTGGCTTAGGAAGTTCTAGACTTTTATCAAGTAGGATTGAGAAAGAATTTAGTGATGTCCAAGTACTAGATATAATATCTACAATAAACATAGAAGATTATAGCTTCAATGAAGATGTTGATTTTGTTATATCAACAGTTGACTTCGAAGTAGAAGGCATTAAAGTAGCAGTAGTAAATCCCTTATTGAATCCCGAGGATAAAAAGAAGATTCAAAGGGTGATTACAGAACTAAAGAAAACTAATAACAAGAAAGACCCTGCTAGAAAAGTACAACAGAGCCCAGTATCAAACTTAGAAGATAAGTTAACTAAAATGATGGATTATAGTAAATGTATCATGGAGATACTGAAGGGGTTTAATTTTTATGAAGAGGTTAACTTGACTAGTAAAAATGAAGTGGTTGAGTTCATAGCAAATGACTTTGATATTTCACAGCAAGAAAAGCAGACTTTAGAGAAAGAATTTGAAGCAAGGGAAATGCTAGGTAGCACTATAATACCTCAGAAAAAAATAATGGTTTTACACTGTAGAACAACAGTATTATCTACCCTGGTAGTTAAATTTCTAAGACTTAAGGAAGAAATAATTGTTGATAATAAACAGGTTAAGTACATTCTCATATTAATAGCACCTAAGAATTCCCCAAAGACGAGCATTGAGACAATAAGTCATGTAAGTAAATCATTAATAGAAGATAAAAGGTTCCTCGATAGCTTTCTAACAGGGACCCATGGGGACTTGTATAGGGGGTTAGTGAGAATACTTGAAGGTTTCTATGACATAAAAAGCAATGAATGA
- a CDS encoding PTS mannitol transporter subunit IICB gives MNLETKAGSNVDFRVKVQSFGRFLSGMVMPNIGAFIAWGLITALFIPDGWIPNAKLAELVGPMIVYLLPILIGFTGGKLVGGVRGGVIGAVATVGVIVGSDVPMFLGAMIMGPVGGYVIKKFDGLIEGKVPAGFEMLVNNFSAGIIGGALAILAYLGIGPAVEGLNKGIEALVDVVVNAGLLPLSSIFIEPAKVLFLNNALNHGVLGPLGLQEASEAGKSIFFLLETNPGPGLGILLAFMMFGKGAAKQSSPGAIIIHFLGGIHEIYFPYVLMKPVLLLAVIAGGASGVFVFNILGAGLVATPSPGSIIALMSMTPKGGYFAVLAGVIVSTAVSFLVASIFIKGSADSDEELEKAQEKMVELKGKKSSAVSKIAFVCDAGMGSSAMGASNLRKKIQKSGLNVEVTNYAIENIPADADLIVCHESLADRVRKMTNTEIITIDNFLSSPKYDQLVENLKEAK, from the coding sequence ATGAATTTAGAAACTAAGGCAGGCTCTAATGTAGACTTCAGAGTTAAAGTCCAAAGTTTTGGAAGATTTTTAAGTGGTATGGTTATGCCAAACATAGGGGCATTTATTGCATGGGGACTAATTACTGCTTTATTTATACCAGATGGATGGATACCAAATGCAAAATTAGCAGAACTAGTTGGGCCAATGATAGTATACTTACTACCTATACTTATCGGTTTTACTGGAGGTAAGTTAGTAGGGGGAGTAAGGGGTGGAGTAATAGGAGCTGTTGCCACAGTTGGTGTTATAGTAGGTTCAGATGTTCCAATGTTCCTAGGAGCTATGATCATGGGACCAGTTGGTGGTTATGTAATCAAGAAATTTGATGGCCTTATAGAAGGAAAAGTTCCTGCAGGTTTTGAGATGTTAGTAAACAACTTCTCTGCTGGTATTATAGGTGGTGCTTTAGCAATACTTGCTTACTTAGGTATAGGCCCAGCCGTTGAAGGTTTAAACAAAGGGATAGAGGCACTTGTAGATGTTGTTGTAAATGCTGGTTTACTTCCTTTATCATCCATATTCATTGAGCCAGCGAAGGTTCTTTTCTTAAACAATGCACTTAACCATGGAGTACTAGGACCCTTAGGACTTCAAGAGGCAAGTGAAGCGGGTAAGTCTATTTTCTTCTTACTTGAAACAAATCCAGGTCCTGGCCTAGGAATACTACTGGCATTCATGATGTTTGGTAAAGGAGCTGCTAAACAATCATCACCAGGTGCAATCATAATTCATTTTCTAGGTGGAATTCACGAGATTTACTTCCCATACGTTTTAATGAAACCAGTATTATTGTTAGCTGTTATAGCAGGTGGAGCAAGTGGAGTATTTGTATTTAATATATTAGGAGCTGGCTTAGTTGCAACACCTTCTCCAGGAAGTATAATTGCGCTAATGTCTATGACCCCAAAGGGAGGTTACTTTGCAGTACTAGCAGGTGTAATTGTATCCACAGCGGTATCTTTCCTAGTGGCATCTATATTTATCAAAGGTTCTGCTGACAGTGATGAAGAACTTGAAAAAGCTCAAGAAAAAATGGTTGAGCTAAAAGGTAAAAAATCCAGTGCAGTAAGCAAAATCGCCTTTGTATGTGATGCTGGTATGGGTTCAAGTGCCATGGGTGCTTCTAACTTAAGAAAGAAAATCCAGAAATCTGGATTAAATGTTGAAGTAACTAACTATGCCATTGAAAATATCCCTGCTGATGCTGACTTAATAGTTTGCCATGAAAGTTTAGCTGATAGGGTAAGAAAAATGACAAACACTGAAATAATTACTATCGATAACTTCTTAAGCTCACCTAAATATGATCAATTGGTTGAAAACTTAAAAGAAGCTAAATAA
- a CDS encoding DNA polymerase beta superfamily protein: MEKYLTSKRTILFKSLVGSHNYNLNDATSDVDFKVVIAPNFEDLYSGSMFSKQRVGNIFDIEVHDVRKLSSVWTKANINFIEILFSKDIVVNPTLNKNIRGLIDDLFAIKQDIAKMNLKYLYNSCIGMHTQKMKLLTKGTSGTMDLVEKFGYDTKQAQHAYRVLDFLERFYITDFLDFQGAIWYEKSDPTYKLLKDLKAGAYGINQFLEIAEAKLFTVQGKLSSVNLPELDIKTHNNLLEIIKSIVKLNM, encoded by the coding sequence ATGGAAAAATATTTAACTAGTAAAAGAACTATACTGTTTAAATCATTGGTTGGGTCCCATAATTACAACCTCAATGATGCTACAAGTGACGTAGATTTCAAGGTAGTTATAGCACCAAATTTTGAAGATCTTTACTCCGGTAGTATGTTTTCTAAGCAAAGAGTAGGAAACATCTTTGACATAGAAGTACATGATGTGAGGAAACTATCCAGTGTATGGACTAAGGCAAATATTAATTTCATAGAGATATTGTTCTCCAAGGATATTGTTGTTAATCCTACTTTAAATAAAAACATAAGGGGGTTGATTGATGATCTCTTTGCCATAAAACAGGATATAGCAAAAATGAATCTTAAGTATTTATATAATAGTTGTATAGGGATGCATACACAAAAAATGAAGCTACTTACAAAGGGTACTTCTGGAACAATGGATCTAGTTGAAAAATTCGGATATGATACAAAACAAGCCCAGCATGCATACCGCGTGCTAGACTTCTTAGAAAGATTTTATATAACTGATTTTCTAGATTTCCAAGGGGCAATATGGTATGAAAAAAGTGATCCCACCTATAAATTACTAAAAGACCTAAAGGCAGGAGCCTATGGAATAAACCAGTTCTTGGAAATTGCAGAGGCTAAGCTTTTCACTGTACAAGGCAAACTCTCCTCTGTAAATCTTCCGGAGCTAGATATAAAAACACACAACAATCTCTTAGAGATTATTAAAAGCATTGTTAAGTTGAATATGTAG
- a CDS encoding GNAT family N-acetyltransferase, whose protein sequence is MKVLETERLVLRPWRECDSGDLFEYACSELVGPNAGWKPHKDEKESKAIINMFIKDQDVYAIELKSENKVIGSIGLHKRIPDETLKELEQREVGYVLNPKYWGKGYVPEAVKRVLEYGFKEIGLELIWCAHADFNKNSRRVCEKSGFNYKFTKKDVYTLLDNKEVNSLFYNISKAEYYTTVKKSHE, encoded by the coding sequence ATGAAGGTGTTAGAGACGGAAAGGTTAGTTTTAAGACCGTGGCGGGAGTGCGATAGTGGTGATTTATTTGAATATGCTTGTAGTGAGTTAGTTGGACCCAATGCAGGGTGGAAGCCTCATAAGGATGAGAAGGAAAGTAAAGCCATTATAAACATGTTTATAAAAGACCAAGATGTCTATGCAATAGAGTTAAAATCTGAGAACAAGGTAATTGGTAGTATAGGACTACATAAGAGGATACCTGATGAAACTTTGAAGGAATTAGAACAAAGGGAAGTGGGATATGTTCTAAACCCAAAATACTGGGGCAAAGGCTATGTTCCAGAGGCAGTAAAAAGGGTGCTGGAATATGGATTTAAAGAAATAGGTCTAGAACTCATTTGGTGTGCCCACGCCGACTTTAACAAAAACTCCAGGAGGGTATGTGAAAAATCAGGTTTCAACTATAAGTTCACTAAAAAAGATGTGTATACTTTGTTGGACAATAAAGAAGTTAACAGTCTTTTCTACAATATATCTAAAGCTGAATATTATACCACAGTAAAAAAATCCCATGAGTAA
- a CDS encoding DUF4491 family protein: MNFQGLIIGIAVFLVIGVFHPIVIKGEYYFGKQIWPVFLITGLALIVLSLFIDHNTISAIAGVTGFSCLWSIHEIFEQEERVKRGWFPKNPNRSNKNS; this comes from the coding sequence ATGAACTTTCAAGGATTAATTATTGGTATTGCTGTTTTTTTAGTAATAGGAGTTTTTCATCCAATTGTGATAAAAGGGGAGTATTACTTTGGTAAACAAATTTGGCCTGTTTTTTTGATTACGGGACTAGCACTCATAGTTTTATCACTTTTTATAGATCACAACACCATATCTGCAATAGCTGGAGTCACGGGTTTCTCCTGTCTATGGAGTATCCACGAGATCTTCGAGCAAGAGGAGAGGGTGAAAAGAGGTTGGTTTCCTAAGAACCCTAACAGGTCAAATAAAAATAGTTAA
- a CDS encoding DUF2089 family protein, which yields MSREIVPEWMANLDDEDMAFVKRFLLASGSLKEVATQYGVTYPTVRLKLDKLIQKIKLTENVASNPFISLIKTLAVNEKLDIDTAKILISEYKKTIKEEGK from the coding sequence ATGTCAAGAGAAATAGTTCCTGAGTGGATGGCAAACTTGGATGATGAGGATATGGCCTTTGTCAAAAGATTTTTATTAGCATCTGGTTCATTAAAAGAGGTTGCAACACAGTATGGTGTTACTTATCCAACAGTCAGGCTAAAGTTAGATAAGCTAATACAGAAAATTAAACTAACTGAGAATGTTGCAAGTAACCCTTTTATCTCATTAATTAAAACATTGGCTGTTAATGAGAAGTTAGACATAGATACAGCAAAAATACTTATTTCTGAATATAAGAAGACTATAAAAGAGGAGGGAAAGTAA
- the glmS gene encoding glutamine--fructose-6-phosphate transaminase (isomerizing): MCGIVGYIGPKKAAPILFDGLEKLEYRGYDSAGIAVLENNELVVEKKQGRLKGLEDVVGDKFSANIGIGHTRWATHGKPSDVNSHPHQDSTGNIAVVHNGIIENYLKLKEMLIEKGHDFKSETDTEVVPHLIEQYYKGDLLEAVKAAVKELHGAYALVVTHKESPDTLICVRKDSPLVIGLGEGENFIASDIPAIIQYTRKTIILDDNEIAVITKDKVEIMDKEGNIIDKNIMNVDWDAVAAEKDGYPHFMLKEIHEQPTALRNTLKDRIIGDTVDLDNMNITADYLKDIKNISIVACGTAYNAGLVGKELIEGLLRIPVEVSVASEFRYRNPLVDDKTLVIVVSQSGETADTLAALRESKRRGSKVLAITNVKGSSVAREADFIFQTIAGPEIAVASTKAYSTMLLGFYLITLYFGQLLGKEMPKELYSGLKELPILADKIIIETEKQIESLIKPFEGWGDSFFIGRGLDWHVAEEGSLKLKEISYIHAEAYAAGELKHGTLALIEKDIPVIALATQKDVYEKTVSNIKEVKAREGYVIALAQEGDTEIGKSVDQVLAIPKVPSLLTPILTVLPLQIISYYVATSRGCDVDKPRNLAKSVTVE; encoded by the coding sequence ATGTGTGGAATCGTAGGATATATAGGACCAAAAAAGGCTGCGCCAATTTTGTTTGACGGATTAGAAAAGCTAGAATATAGGGGATATGACTCTGCTGGAATAGCAGTACTAGAAAATAATGAGCTAGTTGTGGAGAAAAAACAAGGTAGACTTAAGGGTTTAGAAGATGTTGTAGGAGACAAATTCTCTGCTAACATCGGTATAGGTCATACTCGTTGGGCTACACATGGTAAGCCTTCAGATGTAAACTCACATCCACATCAAGACAGCACAGGCAACATAGCTGTAGTTCACAATGGAATCATTGAAAACTACTTAAAGCTAAAAGAAATGCTAATTGAAAAAGGCCATGATTTCAAATCAGAGACTGATACTGAAGTTGTACCACACCTTATAGAACAATACTATAAAGGGGACCTACTAGAAGCTGTTAAAGCAGCAGTGAAAGAACTTCACGGCGCCTACGCACTAGTTGTTACACATAAAGAATCACCAGACACCTTGATTTGTGTAAGAAAAGATAGTCCACTAGTTATAGGACTAGGGGAAGGTGAAAACTTCATAGCTTCGGATATTCCGGCTATTATACAATACACAAGAAAAACCATCATACTGGACGACAACGAGATAGCAGTAATCACCAAGGATAAAGTTGAAATCATGGACAAAGAGGGTAATATTATAGACAAAAACATCATGAATGTAGACTGGGATGCTGTGGCAGCTGAAAAAGATGGTTACCCACACTTCATGTTAAAGGAAATCCACGAACAACCAACGGCATTAAGGAACACATTAAAAGATAGAATAATTGGTGATACAGTTGACCTAGATAACATGAATATCACTGCTGACTACCTAAAAGATATAAAAAATATATCCATAGTAGCTTGTGGAACAGCATACAACGCTGGATTAGTTGGTAAAGAGCTTATCGAAGGATTACTGAGAATACCAGTAGAGGTATCTGTGGCATCAGAATTCCGATACAGAAATCCATTGGTAGATGACAAAACCTTGGTTATAGTTGTAAGTCAATCAGGTGAAACTGCCGATACTTTAGCTGCACTGAGAGAATCAAAACGCAGAGGGTCTAAAGTTCTAGCCATAACAAATGTAAAAGGTAGCTCTGTAGCTAGGGAAGCAGACTTTATCTTCCAGACCATAGCAGGACCAGAGATAGCTGTGGCCTCAACAAAAGCGTACTCAACTATGCTACTAGGATTCTACCTAATCACACTATACTTTGGTCAACTTCTAGGCAAAGAAATGCCTAAAGAACTATACAGCGGTCTGAAAGAGCTGCCAATTTTAGCTGATAAAATCATCATCGAAACTGAAAAACAGATAGAATCACTAATCAAGCCTTTCGAAGGATGGGGAGACAGTTTCTTCATCGGTAGAGGACTTGACTGGCATGTAGCTGAAGAAGGATCCCTAAAATTAAAAGAAATCTCCTACATCCACGCAGAAGCATACGCTGCAGGAGAGCTAAAACACGGCACACTAGCCCTTATAGAAAAGGATATTCCCGTTATAGCCTTAGCAACTCAAAAAGATGTATACGAGAAAACAGTGAGTAATATAAAAGAAGTAAAGGCTAGGGAAGGCTATGTAATAGCATTAGCTCAAGAAGGAGATACAGAAATAGGTAAATCTGTAGACCAGGTACTAGCAATACCAAAAGTACCATCACTACTGACTCCAATACTAACAGTACTACCACTACAGATAATCTCCTACTACGTAGCAACATCAAGGGGCTGCGACGTAGACAAACCACGTAATCTAGCTAAATCAGTAACGGTTGAGTAG